A part of Molothrus aeneus isolate 106 unplaced genomic scaffold, BPBGC_Maene_1.0 scaffold_30, whole genome shotgun sequence genomic DNA contains:
- the EBP gene encoding 3-beta-hydroxysteroid-Delta(8),Delta(7)-isomerase isoform X1 has product METSAHPYWPRALALPGYVAGARPGWQCAGAVAAAAAALFALGWALGGTGGGAKGGAKGVAKRSPARRLVLGWFLVCTGIHGVLEGYFSLRHRELPADTGLLADVWKEYAKADSRYMTSDDFTVAMETVTAWAWGPLSFLTFLALLRQHPARYILQLVVSLGQLYGDILYFATEARAGWAHSDPHPFYFWGYFVGLNGLWVLVPALLLLDAGRELAQAQRGHDRPRHKAH; this is encoded by the exons ATGGAGACGAGCGCGCACCCCTATTGGCCGCGCGCGCTGGCGTTGCCGGGTTACGTGGCGGGCGCGCGGCCCGGCTGGCAGTGCGCAGgcgcggtggcggcggcggcggcggcgctgttTGCGCTGGGCTGGGCCCTGGGCGGGACCGGGGGCGGGGCCAAGGGCGGGGCGAAAGGCGTGGCCAAGCGAAGCCCCGCCCGCCGGCTGGTCCTGGGCTGGTTCCTGGTCTGTACCGGCATCCACGGGGTCCTGGAAGGGTATTTCAGCCTTCGGCACCGGGAGCTGCCCGCCGACACCGGGCTGCTGGCCGACGTCT GGAAGGAATACGCCAAGGCCGACAGCCGCTACATGAC GAGCGATGACTTCACTGTTGCCATGGAGACGGTGACAGCCTGGGCCTGGGGTCCCCTGAGCTTCCTCACCTTCCTCGCCCTCCTGCGGCAGCACCCGGCCCGCTACATCCTGCAGCTCGTGGTGTCCCTGG gccagCTGTACGGTGACATCCTGTACTTTGCCACGGAGGCGCGGGCGGGCTGGGCTCACAGCGACCCCCACCCCTTTTATTTCTGGGGTTACTTCGTGGGGCTCAACGGGCTCTGGGTGCTCGTGCccgccctgctcctgctggacgCCGGCCGGGAGCTGGCCCAGGCCCAGCGCGGCCACGACCGGCCCCGACACAAGGCCCATTGA
- the EBP gene encoding 3-beta-hydroxysteroid-Delta(8),Delta(7)-isomerase isoform X2 has translation METSAHPYWPRALALPGYVAGARPGWQCAGAVAAAAAALFALGWALGGTGGGAKGGAKGVAKRSPARRLVLGWFLVCTGIHGVLEGYFSLRHRELPADTGLLADVWKEYAKADSRYMTSDDFTVAMETVTAWAWGPLSFLTFLALLRQHPARYILQLVVSLGQLYGDILYFAQAVPMSPVPQAVPVPCP, from the exons ATGGAGACGAGCGCGCACCCCTATTGGCCGCGCGCGCTGGCGTTGCCGGGTTACGTGGCGGGCGCGCGGCCCGGCTGGCAGTGCGCAGgcgcggtggcggcggcggcggcggcgctgttTGCGCTGGGCTGGGCCCTGGGCGGGACCGGGGGCGGGGCCAAGGGCGGGGCGAAAGGCGTGGCCAAGCGAAGCCCCGCCCGCCGGCTGGTCCTGGGCTGGTTCCTGGTCTGTACCGGCATCCACGGGGTCCTGGAAGGGTATTTCAGCCTTCGGCACCGGGAGCTGCCCGCCGACACCGGGCTGCTGGCCGACGTCT GGAAGGAATACGCCAAGGCCGACAGCCGCTACATGAC GAGCGATGACTTCACTGTTGCCATGGAGACGGTGACAGCCTGGGCCTGGGGTCCCCTGAGCTTCCTCACCTTCCTCGCCCTCCTGCGGCAGCACCCGGCCCGCTACATCCTGCAGCTCGTGGTGTCCCTGG GCCAGCTGTACGGTGACATCCTGTACTTTGCCCAGGCtgttcccatgtcccctgtcccccaggctgtccctgtcccctgtccgtga